In Paenibacillus stellifer, the DNA window CTGCGGGACGGCGATCATATTCACGCGGTAATCAAGGGCTCGGCGATCAACAATGACGGGCGTTCCCAGGGTATTACTGCACCCCGGCCACAGGGGCAGGCCGAAGTGATCCGCGAAGCGTTTATGCGGACCGGCATTCATCCGGAGACGATATCCTATATCGAGACACATGGCACAGCTACACCGTTGGGAGATCCGATTGAGATTGAAGGCATGACACGGGCGTTCAGCAGCTTTACGGACAAGAAGCAGTTCTGCGGCATCGGCTCCGTAAAATCTTCTGTCGGGCATATGTTATCTGCCGCAGGGGTGACCAGTCTGATCAAAGTGGTGCTGTCCCTCAAGCATCAGATACTTCCGCATACAGTAAATTACGAGCAGCCTAATCCTAATATTGATTTCGAGCGTTCACCTTTTTATGTCGTCGATAAGCATCCCCGGCGATGGGAAGCCGCCGGAGCAGCTCCGCTGCGGGCCAGCGTGAACGCCTTCGGGTTTGGCGGAACCAATGCCCACGTCATTCTGGAGCAGGCGCCGCCGGAGGCGGTTGTTCTCCCTGATTCGCTGCAGCCTGCCCCGCAGCTTCTGCTGCTTACGGGCAGAAGCGAACTTGGTCTCAGACAGGTTGCGGGCAAGCTCCGGGCCTATCTTGCAGATAATCAAGAGGTTAGCGCTGCTGCCGTCTGCCGTGCGATGAACCGTTCGCAGAAGGAATTGCCGGTTAAGGCAGCTGCTGTCGTAACCTCCAGGGAGCACCTGGCCGGCATTCTCTCGGTTGTCGAAGACGGAGGGAGCTTGGCCGAGATCCTGAGAGGCCGGGCTAATCCGAACAGAACGACTCCGGTCCAATGGGTGCTTGACGGCGGGAATGCCTTGAACGGCCAGGAATTGGCTGCTGTCAGCGTACGGTTCCCTGGCTTCGGCCTGGCTTACCAGGAGGTCATGGAGGCAGCGGGTGGAGCAAGCCCACAGATCGAATGCCTGGCCATCCAGTTTGCGCTTGGCAAGCTGCTTCTCGATGTTGGCATCCGTCCTATGGCTATACTGGCCGAAGGGGCCGGTATTCTAGCAGCCTTGATGCTTACGGGACGAATTACGCTGCGCCAGGCGGTTCTGTTCATTCAGGACGGACGGGAGCCGGCAAGAGATTCTTCGCCTATTCCCGAAGGGCTTGTGAAGTGTGCGGTGGTCATTCCTTCAGGCATCGTTGATCAGCAGTCCATGGATGGCCTTTGGCCGCTGATCGCAGAGTCCATGGTGAACGGTCTGGTACGTACAGACGTTGAACAATCATTGGAAGCGGGCGATACGCTGCTGATCTGCGGCAGCCTCCGCCGCCGGGACAGCATGTCCCTTGAGAGTATTCGCGGAGTGCAGACCATCTGCCTGCTGATTGAGCATGACCCTGTGGAGAATTTACTGCGGGCAATGGCAGAGCTGTATGTGCTGGGTGTGCCGTTTGATCCGGCAGGACTGTCAGTTCCAAGCGGGCGGACTCTGACCCTGCCGACTTATCCATTTGAAAATGCGACCTATAAGGCGCAGTTCGAGGATGAAATTTTGCTGCCTCAAGCATCAGGGACTCCTTACGTTGATCCGAATTCCAGAAAAGGACTCATAAAAGTAGAGGTATAAAAGGAGAGGGCCATCAGCAAGGGCGCCAAAATATCTATGATTATACTATCATCGGTTATTATTGTGCTCATTCTGCTTGCTGGAGCGCTATTCACGGCGAGCGGCGTATTTAAGAAAGCGAAATACCTTGACCCCTGGAAACGTGATTACGCTGACCAATTCGAAGATCCGAGAGTGAAGCTTACAGCCTATGGCTTGCTTGCTCCTAACGGACACAATATGCAGCCCTGGAAGATTCGTCTCGACAAGCAAAATCCGCTTAAGTTCTCTTTGTACAGTGACAATACACGCCTCGCGCTTGCATCCGATCCGGTGGCGCGGCAAACCCTGGTTTCCCAGGGGACCTTTCTGGAATATGTGAGGGTTGCCGGAGAACAGTTGGGCTATCAGGCGACGATCAGGCTTTTTCCGGAAGGGGAATATGATGAGCAGAAGCTTGGCGAGAGTATGGACCAGAAGCCTGTAGCGGAAATAACGCTGTTGAAGGTACAGCCTGCGGCTAATCCGTTGTTCGATTATATGTTCTTGCCGGATACGAACCGGATGGCCTATAAGCCTGACCCTTTGACTGCGGAGCAGCGTCAGCATCTTGAGCAGACTAATACGGATGAGGCTTTGAAGTTAACCTTTATGGATGCTTCGGCGGACATCAAGAAGCTGGGGGAATACGGTATTGAGGGTACAGACATCGAAACCGGACTTAAGCGCATGAATGAGGAGTCAGCACAGATTTTTCGTTCGAATGAGAGCCAGAAGAACAAATACCGGTACGGTTTTTCGTTTGAGGGGCAAGGAACCACGGGCGTGAAAAAGCATCTGCTGCAAGGCCTCATTACGATCTTCCCCTCTTTTAATAATGCGGAAGCTTCGACCAAGCTCGCCGTTGATGCGGCCCGGACGGCTGCCCAACATACTCCGGCGTATGCACTGATTCTCAGTAAGGACAACAGCCGTACTAGTCAGGTAAAAGCAGGCATGCTCTACAGCCGGCTCATTCTCGCCGGACATGAGCAGGGACTGGTCATGCAGCCGCTGAGCCAGGTGCTGGAGGAGTATCCGGAGATGAAGGCGCCGTATACCCGGATTCATCAGGAGTATGCTCCGGGTGGTGAAACGATCCAGTTACTGGTCCGCCTGGGCCAGCCGACACAGGATACGCCGCTCAGC includes these proteins:
- a CDS encoding beta-ketoacyl synthase N-terminal-like domain-containing protein; translation: MAERPFVHRSVREIKDIVYQAISEELRISIRHLDTGMNFTELGLNSVGATRVVADIGGKLDTELYPTLIFEYQTPEALASHIAEQLTQESAAYAATALETAGGAVEPRPEERQDIAIIGMGLRIPGANSLEEYWELLYSGRSAIREVAPGRWSDDKHVNADAGVLHTSYIGKGGFIDAPYDFDPLFFGMSPKEAESTDPQQRIFLQICWEALQQAGYGGKYRTRKIGVFAGCEQNTYMEHFANYRSFMLIKERLLDSPAFSGMQPAERQEILARISGVLEPARLVADVVAGNGLNEVAARVSHCLNLSGPSLIVNSACSSSLVAIHMACESLRTGQSEMALAGGVNLNLSPTPFVSLSRVTALSPTGECYPFDQRANGMVLGEGAGAVLLKPLHAALRDGDHIHAVIKGSAINNDGRSQGITAPRPQGQAEVIREAFMRTGIHPETISYIETHGTATPLGDPIEIEGMTRAFSSFTDKKQFCGIGSVKSSVGHMLSAAGVTSLIKVVLSLKHQILPHTVNYEQPNPNIDFERSPFYVVDKHPRRWEAAGAAPLRASVNAFGFGGTNAHVILEQAPPEAVVLPDSLQPAPQLLLLTGRSELGLRQVAGKLRAYLADNQEVSAAAVCRAMNRSQKELPVKAAAVVTSREHLAGILSVVEDGGSLAEILRGRANPNRTTPVQWVLDGGNALNGQELAAVSVRFPGFGLAYQEVMEAAGGASPQIECLAIQFALGKLLLDVGIRPMAILAEGAGILAALMLTGRITLRQAVLFIQDGREPARDSSPIPEGLVKCAVVIPSGIVDQQSMDGLWPLIAESMVNGLVRTDVEQSLEAGDTLLICGSLRRRDSMSLESIRGVQTICLLIEHDPVENLLRAMAELYVLGVPFDPAGLSVPSGRTLTLPTYPFENATYKAQFEDEILLPQASGTPYVDPNSRKGLIKVEV
- a CDS encoding Acg family FMN-binding oxidoreductase yields the protein MIILSSVIIVLILLAGALFTASGVFKKAKYLDPWKRDYADQFEDPRVKLTAYGLLAPNGHNMQPWKIRLDKQNPLKFSLYSDNTRLALASDPVARQTLVSQGTFLEYVRVAGEQLGYQATIRLFPEGEYDEQKLGESMDQKPVAEITLLKVQPAANPLFDYMFLPDTNRMAYKPDPLTAEQRQHLEQTNTDEALKLTFMDASADIKKLGEYGIEGTDIETGLKRMNEESAQIFRSNESQKNKYRYGFSFEGQGTTGVKKHLLQGLITIFPSFNNAEASTKLAVDAARTAAQHTPAYALILSKDNSRTSQVKAGMLYSRLILAGHEQGLVMQPLSQVLEEYPEMKAPYTRIHQEYAPGGETIQLLVRLGQPTQDTPLSMRRAVTDLIAD